One genomic region from Jilunia laotingensis encodes:
- a CDS encoding V-type ATP synthase subunit D, translating into MAIKFQYNKTSLQQLEKQLKVRVRTLPIIKNKESALRMEVKRCKIEAVDLEERLEKQIQAYEAMFALWNEFDSSLIKVNDVHLGVKKIAGVRVPLLENIDFEIRPYSLFNAPKWYADGLHLLKELAHTAIEREFTLAKLNLLEHARKKTTQKVNLFEKVQIPGYQDALRKIKRFMEDEENLSKSSQKIMKSHQEQRKEVEA; encoded by the coding sequence GTGGCTATAAAATTTCAATATAATAAAACTTCGCTTCAACAACTTGAAAAACAGTTGAAAGTGCGTGTGCGTACACTTCCTATCATTAAAAATAAGGAGAGTGCGTTGCGTATGGAAGTGAAGCGCTGCAAAATAGAAGCAGTCGATTTAGAGGAAAGGCTGGAAAAGCAAATCCAGGCTTATGAAGCCATGTTCGCACTTTGGAATGAGTTTGATTCCTCATTGATAAAAGTAAATGATGTTCATCTTGGTGTGAAAAAGATTGCAGGTGTACGAGTTCCGTTACTCGAAAATATAGATTTTGAGATACGGCCTTATAGCTTGTTTAATGCTCCCAAATGGTATGCCGACGGCTTGCATCTGCTTAAAGAGCTTGCACATACGGCTATTGAAAGAGAGTTTACATTGGCTAAGTTGAACTTATTGGAACATGCAAGGAAAAAGACCACTCAAAAAGTAAATCTTTTTGAGAAGGTACAGATACCAGGCTATCAGGATGCATTGCGAAAGATTAAACGTTTTATGGAGGACGAAGAAAACTTGTCCAAATCTTCGCAAAAGATCATGAAGTCTCATCAGGAACAAAGGAAGGAGGTAGAGGCATGA
- a CDS encoding V-type ATP synthase subunit I: protein MITKMKKLTFLVYHKEYENFLNSLRELGVVHIVEKQQGAAENAELQENVRLSSRLAATLKLLQNVKLEKGTVALKDGGTPDRGMKVLDEVDALQAEKNRLTQQLQIYTKEREALQAWGDFDPDSLQRLKDAGYVIGFYTCSEGNYKEEWETEYNAMIISHISSKIYFITVTKADVEVDLDVEQAKLPVYSLTRVEQLHSETKQAILENEQKLAALAEKDIPSLKEALKELQNNIEFSKVVLSTEQAAGEKLMLLEGWAPARNKLEIEAFLDSSHVYYEISDPAPDDNVPIELNNKGFFSWFEPICKLYMLPKYNELDLTPFFAPFFMIFFGLCLGDSGYGLLLFVGATAYRLMAKKLTPSTKSIISLIQVLATSTFFCGLLTGTFFGANIYDLDWPIVQRLKHAVLLDNNDMFQLSLILGAIQIIFGMVLKAVNQTIQFGFKYAIATIGWIILLLSMAISALLPKVMPMGGTVHLVILAISGVMIFLFNSPGKNIFLNIGLGLWDTYNMVTGLLGDVLSYVRLFALGLSGGILAGVFNSLAKGMSPDNVILGPIVMVLIFLIGHAINIFMNVLGAMVHPMRLTFVEFFKNSGYEGGGKEYKPFKK, encoded by the coding sequence ATGATTACAAAAATGAAGAAACTCACATTCCTTGTTTATCATAAGGAATATGAAAATTTTCTGAACAGTCTCCGTGAACTGGGTGTGGTACACATCGTAGAGAAACAGCAGGGAGCAGCCGAAAATGCCGAATTACAGGAAAATGTCCGGTTGTCATCACGTTTGGCAGCTACATTGAAGTTGCTGCAAAATGTAAAGCTGGAAAAAGGGACTGTTGCGTTGAAAGACGGTGGAACTCCAGACCGGGGTATGAAAGTATTGGATGAAGTTGATGCATTGCAGGCTGAGAAAAACAGGTTGACACAGCAGCTTCAGATCTATACAAAGGAACGGGAAGCGTTGCAGGCATGGGGTGATTTTGACCCGGATAGCTTACAACGCCTAAAAGATGCCGGATATGTGATTGGTTTTTACACTTGCTCGGAAGGTAATTATAAAGAAGAATGGGAAACGGAATATAATGCAATGATTATAAGCCATATCTCATCTAAGATATATTTTATTACCGTAACGAAAGCAGATGTGGAAGTTGATCTTGATGTCGAACAGGCTAAACTTCCGGTGTATTCACTTACACGTGTAGAGCAATTACATTCGGAAACTAAGCAGGCTATTTTAGAAAATGAACAAAAGCTTGCCGCACTTGCCGAAAAGGATATTCCTTCATTGAAAGAGGCCTTGAAAGAATTGCAGAACAACATTGAATTCTCCAAGGTCGTATTAAGTACGGAACAAGCTGCCGGAGAGAAGCTGATGCTTTTGGAAGGTTGGGCACCTGCCCGTAATAAACTTGAAATAGAAGCATTTCTTGATTCATCTCATGTCTATTATGAGATATCTGATCCTGCACCAGACGATAATGTACCGATTGAACTGAACAATAAGGGATTTTTCTCTTGGTTTGAACCGATCTGTAAGTTGTATATGTTGCCGAAATATAATGAACTGGACTTGACACCGTTCTTTGCTCCGTTCTTTATGATCTTTTTCGGACTCTGTTTGGGAGATTCCGGTTATGGATTGCTCTTGTTTGTAGGTGCTACTGCTTATCGACTTATGGCAAAGAAGTTGACTCCTTCGACTAAATCAATTATTTCGTTGATTCAAGTGTTGGCTACATCCACTTTCTTCTGTGGGTTGCTTACGGGAACTTTCTTCGGAGCAAATATCTATGACCTTGACTGGCCGATAGTACAACGTTTGAAGCATGCAGTGCTTTTGGACAATAACGATATGTTCCAGTTATCGTTGATACTAGGTGCGATACAGATTATTTTCGGTATGGTACTTAAAGCTGTCAACCAAACGATACAGTTTGGCTTCAAATATGCGATAGCTACTATTGGATGGATCATTTTACTGTTATCCATGGCTATTTCTGCATTGTTACCCAAAGTAATGCCTATGGGAGGTACTGTACATCTGGTGATACTTGCTATTTCCGGTGTAATGATCTTCTTATTTAATAGTCCGGGAAAGAATATATTCCTGAATATTGGTCTTGGCTTGTGGGATACATATAACATGGTTACAGGTTTGTTGGGCGATGTTCTTTCCTATGTCCGTTTGTTTGCTCTCGGGCTTTCCGGAGGTATTCTGGCAGGAGTGTTCAATAGCCTTGCAAAAGGTATGAGCCCCGATAATGTAATATTAGGGCCTATCGTGATGGTTTTGATTTTCCTGATCGGACATGCCATCAATATCTTTATGAATGTACTTGGTGCAATGGTTCACCCTATGCGTCTGACATTTGTCGAATTCTTTAAGAATTCCGGTTACGAAGGCGGTGGTAAAGAGTACAAACCATTTAAAAAATAA
- a CDS encoding permease encodes MEMNLFIAYIGIAVMVGLSGIGSAYGVTIAGNAAIGALKKNDSAFGNFLVLTALPGTQGLYGFAGYFMFQTIFGILTPNITAIQGCAVLGAGIALGLVALFSAIRQGQVCANGIAAIGQGHNVFSNTLILAVFPELYAIVALAATFLIGSALV; translated from the coding sequence ATGGAAATGAATTTGTTTATTGCCTACATCGGCATCGCAGTAATGGTTGGTTTGTCAGGCATTGGTAGTGCTTATGGAGTTACTATTGCAGGTAACGCTGCTATCGGTGCATTGAAAAAGAATGATAGTGCATTTGGTAACTTCCTTGTATTGACTGCACTTCCTGGTACACAAGGACTTTACGGATTTGCTGGTTATTTTATGTTCCAGACTATTTTTGGTATTTTGACTCCGAACATCACAGCTATTCAGGGGTGTGCAGTTTTGGGTGCAGGTATTGCTTTGGGATTGGTTGCTTTGTTCTCTGCTATCCGTCAAGGACAGGTTTGTGCAAATGGTATTGCTGCAATCGGTCAGGGACACAACGTATTTAGTAATACTTTGATTCTTGCTGTATTCCCGGAACTTTATGCAATCGTTGCTTTGGCTGCTACTTTCTTGATTGGTAGTGCATTGGTATAA
- a CDS encoding glycosyltransferase family 1 protein has product MKVRVSNVNTPNWKEITVKSRVPAELEKLSEIARNIWWAWNYEATELFRDLDPTLWKEVGQNPVLLLERMSYEKLEALSKDKVILKRMNDVYSKFRDYMDVKPDSTRPSVAYFSMEYGLTHVLKIYSGGLGVLAGDYLKEASDSNVDMCAVGFLYRYGYFTQTLSMDGQQIANYEAQNFGQLPIDRVLDAEGKPLVVQVPYMNYFVHANVWRVNIGRISLYLLDTDNEMNSEFDRSITYQLYGGDWENRLKQEILLGIGGILTLKALGIKKDVYHCNEGHAALINVQRICDYVATGLTFDQAIELVRASSLYTVHTPVPAGHDYFDEGLFGKYMGGYPALMGITWDDLMDLGRNNPGDKGERFCMSVFACNTSQEVNGVSWLHGKVSQEMFSSIWKGYFPEESHVGYVTNGVHFPTWSATEWKQLYAKYFNENFLYDQSNPKIWEAIYNVPDEEIWKTRMIMKNKLVDYIRKQFRETWLKNQGDPSRIVSLMDKINPNALLIGFGRRFATYKRAHLLFTDLDRLAKIVNNLDYPVQFLFTGKAHPHDGAGQGLIKRIIEISRRPEFLGKIIFLENYDMQLARRLVSGVDIWLNTPTRPLEASGTSGEKALMNGVINFSVLDGWWLEGYREGAGWALTEKRTYQNQEHQDQLDAATIYSILETEILPLFYARNKKGYSEGWVKTIKNSVAQIAPHYTMKRQLDDYYSKFYTKEAKRFQMLSANDNAKAKELAAWKEEVVEKWDSIEVVSREVSEEIANGDIESGKEYTITFVIDEKGLNDAVGLELVTTYTAGDGKQHIYSVEPFSVIKKEGSLYTFQAKHSLSNAGSFKVSYRMFPKNPDLPHRQDFCYVRWFV; this is encoded by the coding sequence ATGAAAGTAAGAGTTAGTAATGTGAACACTCCGAACTGGAAAGAGATTACTGTAAAATCTCGTGTTCCGGCAGAATTGGAAAAGTTGTCTGAGATAGCACGCAATATTTGGTGGGCTTGGAATTACGAGGCAACTGAATTGTTCAGAGATTTGGATCCGACTCTGTGGAAAGAGGTTGGCCAGAATCCCGTACTTCTTCTTGAACGCATGAGTTACGAGAAACTGGAAGCTCTATCGAAAGATAAAGTAATCTTGAAACGCATGAATGATGTATATTCAAAGTTCAGAGATTATATGGATGTCAAACCGGACTCAACCCGTCCTTCAGTGGCATATTTCAGTATGGAATATGGTTTGACACATGTTCTGAAAATATATTCCGGTGGTCTTGGTGTTTTGGCTGGTGACTATCTGAAAGAGGCTTCTGACAGTAATGTGGATATGTGTGCAGTAGGTTTCTTGTATCGTTACGGTTACTTTACGCAGACATTATCAATGGATGGTCAGCAGATTGCCAATTATGAGGCACAAAATTTCGGTCAGTTGCCTATTGACCGTGTATTGGATGCTGAAGGTAAACCATTGGTAGTGCAAGTTCCTTATATGAATTACTTCGTACATGCTAATGTATGGCGTGTTAATATAGGTCGTATTTCTCTCTACTTACTGGATACTGATAATGAAATGAACAGTGAGTTCGACCGTTCCATTACTTATCAGTTGTATGGCGGTGATTGGGAAAATCGTCTGAAACAGGAAATCCTGTTGGGAATTGGCGGTATCTTGACTTTGAAGGCATTAGGTATCAAGAAAGATGTCTATCATTGTAACGAAGGGCATGCGGCTTTGATTAATGTACAACGTATCTGTGATTATGTTGCTACAGGTCTGACTTTTGACCAAGCTATCGAGTTAGTACGTGCTTCTTCTCTTTATACTGTTCATACTCCGGTTCCGGCAGGTCATGATTATTTTGACGAAGGTCTTTTCGGTAAGTATATGGGCGGATATCCTGCCTTGATGGGTATTACTTGGGACGATCTGATGGATCTTGGACGTAACAATCCGGGGGATAAGGGTGAACGTTTCTGTATGTCGGTATTTGCTTGTAATACTTCACAGGAAGTAAACGGTGTAAGCTGGTTGCATGGAAAAGTTTCTCAGGAGATGTTCTCATCCATTTGGAAAGGTTATTTTCCTGAAGAAAGCCATGTAGGATATGTGACGAATGGTGTTCACTTCCCGACATGGAGTGCTACGGAATGGAAGCAGTTGTACGCGAAATACTTTAATGAGAACTTCTTGTATGATCAGTCTAATCCGAAAATTTGGGAAGCAATCTACAATGTGCCAGACGAGGAAATCTGGAAGACTCGTATGATAATGAAGAACAAGTTGGTGGATTATATCCGCAAGCAGTTCCGCGAAACATGGTTGAAGAACCAAGGTGATCCTTCACGTATCGTTTCTTTAATGGACAAAATCAATCCGAATGCATTGCTGATCGGTTTCGGTCGTCGTTTTGCCACTTACAAGCGTGCGCATCTGTTGTTTACCGACTTGGATCGTTTGGCTAAGATCGTGAACAATCTTGATTATCCGGTACAATTCCTCTTTACAGGTAAAGCTCATCCACACGATGGTGCAGGGCAGGGATTGATTAAGAGAATCATCGAGATTTCCCGTCGTCCGGAATTCTTAGGTAAGATCATTTTCCTTGAGAATTATGATATGCAGTTAGCCCGTCGATTAGTTTCAGGTGTAGATATCTGGTTGAATACTCCGACTCGTCCTTTGGAGGCATCCGGTACATCTGGTGAAAAAGCTTTGATGAACGGGGTTATTAACTTCTCCGTACTTGACGGATGGTGGTTGGAAGGTTACCGTGAAGGTGCTGGTTGGGCATTGACCGAAAAACGTACTTATCAAAATCAGGAACATCAGGATCAGCTGGATGCTGCTACCATTTACAGTATTTTGGAAACGGAGATTCTTCCTCTCTTTTATGCACGTAACAAGAAAGGATATTCCGAAGGTTGGGTGAAGACCATAAAGAATTCTGTGGCACAAATAGCTCCGCATTATACAATGAAACGTCAGTTGGACGATTACTATAGCAAGTTCTATACTAAGGAAGCAAAACGTTTCCAGATGTTATCGGCAAATGACAATGCCAAGGCGAAAGAATTGGCTGCATGGAAAGAAGAAGTTGTTGAAAAATGGGATTCCATTGAAGTGGTTTCTAGAGAAGTTTCGGAAGAAATTGCCAATGGTGATATTGAAAGTGGAAAAGAATATACCATCACTTTTGTAATCGATGAAAAAGGCTTGAATGATGCGGTCGGACTTGAATTGGTAACTACTTACACGGCTGGTGACGGTAAACAGCATATTTATTCGGTTGAACCGTTCAGTGTGATTAAGAAAGAAGGTAGCTTGTATACGTTCCAGGCTAAGCACAGCTTGTCTAATGCAGGAAGCTTTAAAGTATCCTACCGTATGTTCCCGAAGAATCCGGATCTTCCACATCGTCAGGATTTCTGTTATGTACGTTGGTTCGTATAA
- a CDS encoding V-type ATP synthase subunit B produces the protein MATKAFQKIYTKITQITKATCSLKATGVGYDELATVNGKLAQVVKIAGDDVTLQVFEGTEGIPTNAEVVFLGKSPTLKVSEQLAGRFFNAFGDPIDGGPEIEGQEVPIGGPSVNPVRRKQPSELIATGIAGIDLNNTLVSGQKIPFFADPDQPFNQVMANVALRAETDKIILGGMGMTNDDYLYFKNVFSNAGALDRIVSFMNTTENPPVERLLIPDMALTAAEYFAVEHNEKVLVLLTDMTSYADALAIVSNRMDQIPSKDSMPGSIYSDLAKIYEKAVQFPSGGSITIIAVTTLSGGDITHAVPDNTGYITEGQLFLRRDSDIGKVIVDPFRSLSRLKQLVTGKKTRKDHPQVMNAAVRLYADAANAKTKLENGFDLTNYDERTLAFAKDYSNQLLAIDVNLDTTEMLDVAWGLFGKYFRPEEVNIKKELVDQYWPEEGK, from the coding sequence ATGGCAACAAAAGCATTTCAAAAAATATATACCAAAATAACTCAGATAACTAAAGCTACCTGTTCGCTGAAAGCAACAGGAGTGGGTTATGATGAGTTGGCCACTGTAAATGGCAAACTGGCTCAGGTGGTAAAAATTGCCGGTGACGATGTGACGTTGCAGGTATTTGAGGGTACGGAAGGTATTCCTACCAATGCCGAAGTCGTATTTTTAGGTAAATCTCCTACGCTGAAAGTTAGCGAGCAACTTGCAGGTCGCTTCTTCAATGCCTTTGGAGATCCGATCGATGGGGGACCGGAAATTGAAGGACAGGAAGTTCCCATTGGTGGTCCGTCAGTAAATCCGGTTCGCCGTAAACAACCTTCGGAGTTGATTGCGACCGGAATTGCAGGTATTGACTTGAATAACACATTGGTATCAGGACAGAAAATTCCATTCTTTGCAGACCCGGATCAGCCGTTTAACCAGGTGATGGCAAATGTAGCTTTGCGTGCTGAAACAGATAAGATTATCTTGGGTGGTATGGGTATGACCAATGATGACTATTTGTATTTTAAAAACGTATTCTCGAATGCAGGCGCACTCGACCGTATCGTCAGCTTTATGAATACAACGGAAAATCCTCCGGTAGAACGTTTGCTGATTCCCGATATGGCTTTGACTGCTGCGGAATATTTTGCAGTAGAGCATAATGAAAAAGTATTGGTGTTGCTTACTGATATGACATCTTATGCCGATGCTTTGGCAATCGTGTCCAACCGTATGGATCAGATTCCTTCAAAGGATTCCATGCCAGGTTCTATTTACTCAGATTTGGCAAAGATATATGAGAAGGCTGTACAGTTCCCGTCAGGTGGTTCTATTACAATTATCGCTGTGACAACTTTATCAGGAGGTGATATTACACATGCTGTGCCGGATAATACCGGTTATATTACGGAAGGTCAGTTGTTCTTGCGTCGTGATAGTGATATTGGTAAGGTTATTGTTGACCCGTTCCGTTCACTTTCTCGTTTGAAACAGTTGGTAACTGGTAAGAAAACACGTAAAGACCATCCTCAGGTAATGAATGCGGCCGTACGTCTATACGCTGATGCTGCTAATGCTAAAACCAAGTTGGAAAATGGTTTTGATTTGACCAATTATGATGAACGTACTTTGGCTTTTGCCAAGGATTATTCTAATCAATTGCTTGCTATTGATGTTAACCTCGACACTACTGAAATGTTGGATGTAGCTTGGGGATTGTTCGGCAAGTATTTCCGTCCTGAAGAGGTCAATATCAAGAAAGAACTTGTTGATCAGTATTGGCCCGAGGAAGGCAAATAA
- a CDS encoding glycogen/starch synthase: MVKDLLTPDYIFEASWEVCNKVGGIYTVLSTRANTLQTAFRDKLFFIGPDVWQGKDNPLFIESDNLCTAWKEHALKKDNLSVRVGRWNIPGTPIVILVDFQSFFESKNEIYTEMWNHFQVDSLHAYGDYDEASMFSFAAGKVVESFYRYNLTKNDKVVYQAHEWMTGLGALYLQLAVPEIATIFTTHATSIGRSIAGNNKPLYDYLFAYNGDQMARELNMESKHSIEKQTAHHVDCFTTVSEITNNECKELLDKAADVVLMNGFEDDFVPTGATFTSKRKRARSTMLNVANKLLGTKLGDDTLIIGTSGRYEFKNKGIDVFLESLNRLNRDKNLKKEVLAFVNVPGWVGDPREDLQARLKSKDTFDTPLEVPFITHWLHNMTHDQVLDMLKYLGMNNNPEDKVKVIFVPCYLNGKDGILNKEYYDLLLGEDLSVYASYYEPWGYTPLESIAFKVPTITTDLAGFGLWVKSLEGQNSIEEGVEVVHRSDYNYSEVADSIKDTISYFSGKEEKEIKDIRKRAAQIAEKALWKHFIKYYYEAYDIALRNAVKRQLN; this comes from the coding sequence ATGGTAAAAGATTTATTAACCCCCGATTATATCTTCGAAGCCAGTTGGGAAGTATGCAATAAAGTAGGAGGAATCTACACCGTTTTGTCTACTAGGGCAAACACATTGCAAACCGCTTTTCGTGATAAATTGTTCTTTATTGGTCCGGATGTATGGCAAGGTAAGGATAATCCTTTGTTTATCGAATCCGATAATCTATGTACTGCATGGAAAGAACATGCACTTAAAAAAGATAATCTTTCCGTCCGTGTCGGACGTTGGAATATTCCCGGGACACCTATCGTCATTTTAGTTGATTTTCAATCATTCTTTGAAAGCAAGAATGAAATATATACTGAAATGTGGAATCATTTTCAGGTTGATTCACTGCATGCTTACGGAGATTATGATGAAGCATCTATGTTTTCGTTTGCTGCCGGTAAAGTAGTTGAAAGCTTTTATCGTTATAATCTGACGAAAAACGACAAAGTCGTTTATCAGGCACACGAATGGATGACTGGACTGGGAGCGCTATATTTGCAACTCGCGGTTCCTGAAATTGCTACTATTTTCACAACGCATGCCACTTCTATAGGGCGTTCGATTGCAGGTAATAATAAGCCGCTTTATGACTATCTTTTTGCTTACAATGGCGATCAGATGGCACGGGAATTGAATATGGAATCTAAACATTCCATTGAAAAGCAAACTGCACATCATGTGGATTGTTTTACGACAGTAAGTGAAATTACTAATAATGAATGTAAAGAGTTGCTTGATAAGGCTGCCGACGTGGTGCTGATGAATGGATTTGAAGATGACTTTGTACCTACAGGAGCTACTTTCACAAGCAAACGGAAACGCGCACGTTCGACCATGTTGAACGTTGCCAATAAACTATTGGGAACCAAATTGGGCGATGATACGTTAATTATCGGTACTAGTGGTCGTTATGAATTTAAAAATAAAGGAATCGATGTCTTTTTGGAATCCCTGAACCGGTTGAATCGTGATAAAAACCTTAAAAAAGAGGTGTTGGCTTTTGTTAATGTCCCGGGTTGGGTAGGAGATCCGCGTGAAGATTTACAGGCAAGATTAAAAAGTAAGGATACTTTTGATACTCCGCTTGAAGTTCCGTTTATCACGCATTGGTTGCATAACATGACACATGACCAGGTACTTGACATGTTGAAATATCTTGGCATGAATAATAATCCTGAAGATAAAGTAAAGGTGATTTTTGTACCTTGTTATCTGAACGGGAAAGATGGCATATTGAATAAAGAGTATTATGATCTCTTGTTAGGCGAAGACTTGAGCGTATATGCATCTTATTATGAACCTTGGGGATATACGCCATTGGAGAGTATTGCATTTAAGGTTCCTACTATAACAACTGATCTTGCCGGTTTTGGACTTTGGGTAAAGAGTTTGGAAGGTCAGAATAGTATTGAGGAGGGAGTAGAAGTGGTACATCGTTCCGATTATAACTATTCGGAAGTAGCTGATAGTATAAAAGATACCATCTCTTATTTTTCAGGCAAAGAAGAAAAAGAAATAAAAGATATTCGCAAACGTGCTGCTCAGATAGCTGAGAAGGCTTTATGGAAACACTTTATAAAATACTATTATGAGGCTTACGACATCGCTTTGCGTAATGCGGTGAAGCGTCAGCTTAACTAA
- a CDS encoding V-type ATP synthase subunit A: MATKGTVSGVIANMVTLVVDGPVAQNEICYISTGGDRLMAEVIKVVGSHVYVQVFESTRGLKVGAEAEFTGHMLEVTLGPGMLSKNYDGLQNDLDKMDGVFLKRGQYTYPLDKEKVWHFVPLVKEGDKVQASAWLGQVDENFQPLKIMAPFTQKGTCTVKSIVPEGDYRIEDVIAVLTDEEGNDVLVNMIQKWPVKRAMTNYKEKPRPFKLLETGVRVIDTVNPIVEGGTGFIPGPFGTGKTVLQHAISKQAEADIVIIAACGERANEVVEIFTEFPELVDPHTGRKLMERTIIIANTSNMPVAAREASVYTAMSLAEYYRSMGLKVLLMADSTSRWAQALREMSNRMEELPGPDAFPMDLSSIISNFYGRAGYVKLDNGETGSITFIGTVSPAGGNLKEPVTENTKKVARCFYALEQDRADKKRYPAVNPIDSYSKYIEYPEFEAYISEHINDEWIGKVNEIKTRLQRGKEIAEQINILGDDGVPVEYHVTFWKSELIDFVILQQDAFDEIDAVTPMERQEDILNMVIDICHTEFEFDNFNEVMDYFKKMINVCKQMNYSKFKSEQYEGFQKQLKELIAERSVK; this comes from the coding sequence ATGGCAACAAAAGGAACTGTTAGTGGCGTTATTGCCAACATGGTGACCCTCGTCGTTGACGGACCGGTAGCTCAGAATGAGATATGCTATATCTCGACAGGTGGTGACCGATTGATGGCGGAGGTTATTAAGGTAGTAGGTTCGCATGTGTATGTTCAGGTGTTTGAAAGTACCCGTGGACTGAAAGTAGGAGCTGAAGCCGAATTTACTGGACACATGCTTGAGGTGACATTAGGACCGGGCATGTTATCGAAGAATTATGATGGTCTTCAGAATGACCTCGATAAGATGGATGGCGTTTTCTTGAAAAGAGGACAATATACATATCCATTGGATAAAGAAAAAGTATGGCATTTTGTACCTTTGGTAAAAGAAGGTGATAAAGTACAAGCCTCTGCGTGGCTGGGTCAAGTAGATGAAAATTTCCAGCCTTTGAAAATTATGGCTCCTTTTACACAAAAGGGAACATGTACCGTAAAGTCTATAGTGCCTGAAGGAGATTATCGGATTGAGGATGTTATTGCTGTTCTGACGGATGAAGAGGGTAATGATGTACTGGTAAACATGATTCAGAAGTGGCCGGTTAAACGGGCTATGACAAATTATAAAGAAAAACCTCGTCCTTTCAAATTACTGGAAACTGGTGTACGGGTAATTGATACTGTTAATCCTATTGTTGAAGGTGGAACCGGTTTTATCCCTGGACCGTTCGGTACGGGTAAGACCGTACTTCAGCATGCTATCTCTAAACAGGCTGAAGCTGACATTGTAATTATCGCTGCTTGCGGTGAACGTGCGAATGAGGTTGTGGAAATCTTTACTGAATTCCCTGAGTTGGTAGACCCACATACTGGGCGTAAATTGATGGAACGTACAATCATTATTGCAAATACATCTAATATGCCTGTAGCTGCCCGTGAAGCATCTGTATATACTGCAATGTCATTGGCTGAGTATTATCGTTCAATGGGATTGAAAGTCTTGTTGATGGCTGACTCTACTTCTCGCTGGGCACAGGCTTTGCGTGAGATGTCCAATCGTATGGAAGAGTTGCCTGGACCTGATGCATTCCCTATGGATTTGTCATCTATCATCTCCAATTTTTACGGTCGTGCAGGGTATGTAAAACTGGACAACGGAGAAACCGGGTCTATCACATTTATAGGTACGGTATCACCGGCAGGTGGTAATTTGAAGGAACCTGTGACGGAAAACACGAAAAAGGTGGCACGTTGCTTCTATGCTTTGGAACAAGATCGTGCTGATAAGAAACGTTATCCGGCAGTGAATCCGATTGACTCCTATTCCAAATATATTGAATATCCTGAGTTTGAAGCTTATATTTCCGAGCATATCAATGATGAATGGATTGGTAAAGTAAACGAAATAAAGACGCGTTTGCAGCGTGGTAAGGAAATTGCCGAGCAGATTAATATTCTAGGTGACGATGGTGTACCAGTGGAATATCACGTGACTTTCTGGAAATCGGAATTGATCGACTTTGTTATCCTGCAACAAGATGCATTTGATGAAATTGATGCTGTGACTCCAATGGAGCGTCAAGAAGACATTCTGAATATGGTAATCGATATTTGTCATACAGAGTTTGAATTTGATAACTTCAACGAAGTAATGGATTACTTTAAAAAGATGATCAATGTCTGCAAACAGATGAACTACTCGAAATTTAAATCAGAGCAGTATGAAGGTTTCCAGAAGCAGTTGAAAGAGCTGATTGCCGAGAGAAGTGTCAAATAA